In Centropristis striata isolate RG_2023a ecotype Rhode Island chromosome 15, C.striata_1.0, whole genome shotgun sequence, a genomic segment contains:
- the emc6 gene encoding ER membrane protein complex subunit 6: MAGVIAKREGPQFISEVAVRGNAAVLDYCRTSVSALSGATAGILGLTGLYGFIFYFLASFLLSLLLILKAGRRWNKCFKSRRLLFTGGLVGGLFTYVLFWTFLYGMVHVY, encoded by the coding sequence ATGGCAGGAGTTATAGCCAAGCGAGAGGGACCACAGTTCATCAGTGAAGTAGCTGTAAGGGGAAACGCCGCAGTGCTGGACTACTGCCGCACCTCTGTATCCGCTTTGTCCGGTGCAACAGCTGGAATTCTTGGGCTGACTGGACTGTAtggcttcattttttatttcctcgcctcttttctcctctccctaCTGCTCATTCTCAAGGCCGGACGGCGGTGGAACAAATGCTTTAAATCGAGGCGGCTGCTCTTCACAGGGGGCCTCGTTGGAGGTCTTTTCACTTACGTCCTGTTCTGGACTTTCCTCTACGGAATGGTGCATGTGTACTAA